Within the Thermococcus sp. CX2 genome, the region CTAACGTTGTTGATTTTTAAATTTTTCCTCGCTATGCTCACCGCTCTTCTGTTCACGTCGGTCATGACGACATAGTCTACAAAGCGGGAAGCGACAATGCCTATTGCACCGTAGCCGCAGCCGAGGTCGAGAACGCGCCAGTTCCCGTCAAGTATCATGCTCTCTATGAGCAGTTCTGTTCCCCTGTCGAGTCTCCCGAAGGAGAAGACTCCACTGGCCGTTATGAACTTGAAACAATAACCCCTGAGGCAGACCTCGATGGTCTTTGTCTTGAGGGGAACGTTTGGCTCTTCGGAGTAGTAGTGGCTCATGTGCGGGGATAAGAAAAGGGGTTTATAAAGGTGAAGGGAGTAGAACGGTTTAGGTAACCTAATGCTCTTTAAAACCAACAAGTACTGTAACTATGACCACAATTAGCCATACCCACCCCATTGCACCCAGGTACATGGAAGGAACACTTCCGCTACGGGTTCCCCAAACCATAAAGCCCATGAGCACCATGAAGATCGCCATTTCCAGCTGGATTATCCACGAAACCTTGTTGCGGCTTGCAAAGGAATCTCTGAACGCAAAAAGTAAAAGGAGGTATACAGCCCCTCCAAGTATTCCCGCGTATGCCCCATACTCTACCCACGACATAAGTTTCACCATCTATTATTTATGATGTACAACAGGAGCAGCGTCATCTTCCTGCCCTGGATAACCCAATTCCCACAATACTCCATCCTGCAATGAACCCGAAATAGACAACTGCTGGGAACTCTCGCCCCATAATCGTCGATACTGCCAGTAATCCAATGGCACCTCCAATCGCTCCCAGTAATATCCACATTTTCAACCAACCATTTTCAAACTTAATCATTAGACTCACCTGTCGGGATACTAATCCTAACCAAACTCATCATATTAAAGCAATAATTCAACAGATACTACCCTCTAACACGGATATCATTGACCTACCCAGATTCCATTGCTGGTTTCGTATTTCTCCAGTTATACATTTCAAGCAAGCTACTAACTATCCCAATGATCGCCACAGCCTTAATAAAATTCCCCTCTAACAATATCAAAATCAAACTCCCAAACATCACAACTAGAGAGCACTTAACAATCCGAATGTTCTTGTGAAGTTCGGGAACAAATAAAGCAGCCAAATACAAGTTAACAAGAACCATGTAAAAATTTCCCACAAGGGCCCCATAGCATGCTCCGAACAACAGAAGCAGGGTAATGAAAATCCCAACTAAAGGCCATTTTTTTCGCATAGATGTCTTAACTAAGAGCACCGATAACAAAGCCCCGAGTATAAATGCAATCAAGTAGATTACGTTTTCTGACATACTCCCCCCTCCACTATCTCAGACATGAAAAATAAAAAAGATTTTGACACTCATGGTAGTGCATTACAACATGCTGGTACACCAAAGCAACAGTAGATACAAACATATGCAATCCCTGAAGCTGCTGCAAGCTGAAGATATGCTGTAGCGATAGAAATCCCAAGTACAGTAGCAACACAGAATATAACTCCTGTCCCTCCAGTTATGGCAATGCATCCAAGTATAGCCTGGATCACAGAGCCACACAGCGTACAGTTAATAGAACACCAGATAATATTTGTGTCCATAATAAAAGCTGTTCCTCCTGCTTTCTCCTGGTTATATTCTGGGAGCTTGAGTCTTACCAAGTGCGAGAGGTGTCTCAGCTCATAAGCGCTCCTGCCCCAAATCCAGTTCGTCTCATCACCCCTGCGTAGCTCCATGAGAACCTTATTCAGCGTCCAGTAGTACTCCGAAAGGGTCAGGTTGTCGGCAGTAATAATCGTGTCCCCAACGGGCACAACCCTATCCTCATCCTTCGGAGCAATGTCCATGCCCGTAAGGAAGACCCTATACTCACCGGTCTTTGGATCCGTGAATATTCTAGTGACCAGAGTGAAGTTGTATTGGCTTCTCTCAGCCTTGTAAACGAGCGCGTACATCGTGTAATTGAACGTCTCATTGTACAGGTTAATCCCAAAGAACAGCAACTGCTCATGCCCTTCACTCATGTTATAAAGCGTGACCACGGAAACGTTGAGGTTAGCAGTCAGATTCGAAGCACTGCATGAGCTTGAATTATGACAAGCGCATGAAGAGTTCGTCAAGTTCGCGAAGTCTATTGTTTGATTTACCCAAGTAATGTTAAGCTGGAGTTTTCCCTTGTCATCATACCAAGCGACCACGGCTCTCCTAAAGGTTATGCTCGTGGCGTTCTCAGTCAAAGCCTTAGTCTCCTGGACAGTTCCAAACTGGAGACTCAACAGCAGGGCAAGCAAGAAGACAGCACCAACCTTCTTAGCCCAGCCTTCCATGATAGACACCCCAAAGATTGTCACCAAATGTAATGTTAAACACCTTAAAAATTTTTCTAATTACAAGTTTGAATTAGTTCCGTTTTTTTTTCGTCATCATTTTCAATTTTCAACAATATCAAAACGACGAGAGTGAGTCAAAAGAGGGGAGAGTAAAAGAGTAGACAAATGAACACAAACAACCGTTACTTGTGCAACCAGAGTTTCAGGGGCGCGGGACGAGTTGAATTCCACCCATCAAGCCAACATGACAAAGGCAAACATAATGGAGAGGGGAACTAAGGAAAGAATCACAAACCTTGATGAAACTCAACGGGACTATCGTCCCGTGCGTTGGAGCTTCGCTCCAACATCGCGCAGGCAAGCAAGCTTTGGGAAAAGCTTGACCAAAAGAGTCTCCTTCTCATAAAATAACGGATAGTATTAGAGTGCACTTTTCAAAACCTGTTGAAGCGTGGGTTTACCCCAAAAGAAGCCCTTCAAACAGTTTGCACTTTATCCTGGCATCCAAAAGACGCCTTGTGGAGGGCAAACCCTGAGAGATGGCAATTAACGAGTAAACCCCTTGAAAATTGCCACTCTTAAAATAGCACTCACTCTTCCGCCAGCGCTTGCGCAAGCAAGGGCTGATCGGGGGTGTGGAGGCGGAGCCCCCCGTAGTTTAAGAGAAAACAGGGTTCGTGGGACAAAGCCCCACTCCGGGGGTTTGAGAGTACAGGAAACTTTGGGAAAGAGCTTCACCAAAAAATTGTAGCTCCTCATTGCGTTACCCCTGAAGGGCTGGTTTCCCAACTTAAGGCCCGACGTTTTAAGTGAGAATCCTTTTGTAGGGGCCCTTTTGTATAGGTTTGCTTTTCTTTTGACGCCCTTCGGGCGTCTTTTTAGAGCTAAACCTCGGCAAAAGAGTATTTAACTTAGTTCTCCCTTTCAAACAATCCTATTGATTAAGGAACCACTCAAAAAAGGAACTTTGGGAAGGAGCTACCAACTTTGATGAAACTTTGCCCCGCAAAGTTTCTACCACATCTTTGGGTACCAGTCCCTCGGCATGAAGACCTTATCGACGTCAACCGCTATTCCCTTGCTCTTCTGGAGCATCTCACCGCTCGTCATGGTGGCCTTACCGAGTGCGACGAGCTCGTCCTTAAGGGTCATCACAGCAACTAAATCGCCCTTCTTGATACCCTTGTGAACCTTGACTATTCCTGGAACGGCTAAGTCGGCACCGTGAGTGACGGCAGCTACAGCAGAGTCCCTAATCCACACCTTAGGCAGGTGCTCAACGGCCTTCTCCATCGGCTGTATTGCCTTGCGGAAGTATTCCTCAATGCCGTCCTCCTTCCAGAAGTGATAGTAATCAACAAGGTCGTGGAGGGTCACTAAAGTTTCGTCTTCCTTGAATGGGCCGCTTCTGGTACGGCGAAGCTCGGCCATGTGGGCCCCAACACCCAAGGCAAGGCCGATGTGGTGGATCAGTGAACGGATGTAGGTTCCCGCCTCTACTCCAACCCGGAAGAGCACGTCCTTGCCATCTATTTCGAGTATCTCAATGTAGTACACCTTCCTCGTCCTCAGCCTTCTTTTCACGGCACTCCTAAGGGGCGGCCTCTGGATTATCTCCCCCTCAAACTCCTTCATGACGGCGTAGATTTTGTCCTCCGGAACCTCGCCGTGGAGGTGCATCAGAGCGACATACTCCTTTCCGGCCGGCAATAAAGCCTGAACTACCCTTGTAGCTCTCTCGAGGGCAACGGGAAGAACGCCGCTCACCTTGGGGTCGAGGGTTCCACCGTGACCGGCTTTGTTAAGGTTGAAGAGCTTCTTAACCCAGGCAACTACCTCGTGGCTTGTAGGGCCTGGAGGCTTGTCGAGGTTGATTATGCCGAACTGCATGTGCATCTCCATCGGCCTCTTCTCGGGCGGAAAGCCCCATTTAGGATTGGTCTCGGCCTTCTCGTCCTTTATCAGAACCTCGCGCTTTATGTCAGCTGGAAGGATTCTCCTAACTTCATCCCTCGCCATGAGCATCACCCGATGATCGTTACTGTGGGAGTGTTACGGTCTTGCCTTATAAACCTGCCCTCAGAATTTGAATTTATAATCAAAGACGGGCCATCCCGGCAGGTATTTAACGGCCTTTACGTAAGACGGCACGAAGACCTCACTCCTGTTCTTCTCAATTGCCCGCAGGATGGCATCGGCAACGTCTTTCGGTTCAATTGAACCCTTCGGATAAGCTAAGTCGTTCCTCGTGAAGAAAGCCGTCTTCACCTGCTTGGGGTAGACCCTTATCACGTGAATGCCTTTATCCTTCAGCTCCCTCTCAAAGTTGAGCACCATGTAGTGGAGGGCAGCCTTCATTGCGCCATAGGAGGGTAAATCAACGGTGTTCACGAACGCCGCCGCGCTTATCACAAAGACGACTTTTCCATCTCTGGGAATCATATCTAAGAGCTCCTTTGTGAGCAGGACTGGGGCTATTATATTCACCCTGAAAAGCCCCTCAAGCTCCTCCTCGCTCTGCTCAAGAAGGGGCTTGGCTACGGCAAAGCCGGCATTGTTGATGAGGAGATCGAGCTGTTCAATTTCCTTTTGTTTCAGCTCATCTCTGATCTCCTTTGCCGCCCCTCTTTTACTTAAATCCGCAACAATGTAGTCAAAATTCCCTAGGGATTTTAGCTCTTCAAGAGCTTTTTCATTCCTGCCAACGCCGATGACAAAATAACCTCTCTTTACCAGCCCCTTCACAAGGAGCCTACCAATCCCGCCAGAAGCACCAGTGACAAGCGCATTTTTCATAGATCCCACCCGAGTAAGATAGAAAAGAGAGGTTAAATAGCTTGGCTTAACTTCAAGCCAAGCTTATTCCAGCCTGCTCAAGGGCGGCCTTAACGGCCTCGTCGTCGGCGCCCCTCTCAATGCTGACCCTCTCTGGGAGGGGCTCAAGGTGCTTGACGTTCATCCTCCTGCGCTTGACCTTGTTGAGGCCAGCGCCGGTAACGAGGACGAAGTTCTTGTCGATGACGTCAACGACGACGACCTTCTGACCGGCCCTCCTTCCGGCAATAACAACGGCGATTCTTCCAACCTCAATAGCTGGCATTCATCCCACCTCCACATTTTTTCTTTTCAACCCCGTGTCGCCATCGGGGTAAAGGTGGTCGATGGCGGCCTTCACGATTGCGAAGACCCCATCGGGCGACCATTTCGAAGTGTTTATGATTAAATCATATATCGACTTGTCTTCGATGTCAATACCGTAGAGGTTTAAATACCTTTTCCTGTTGCCCTTCTCCCTTTCGGCAATCTGCATGAAGGCTTCCTCTACGGAGATACCCTCTCTACGGGCGACGCGTTCGGCCCTAACGCGCATGGGCGCATCGAGCCATATCTTAAGATCCGCATCCTTAACCATCCAGCCGGCGAGCCTGCCCTCGATGACGACGTTGCACTCCTTGGCCGCCTCGATCTGCCTCCTGTCAACTTCCCGGTCTATCTCGGGGTGGAGCTCCGCATATTCCTGGAACTCCTGCAGGGTCATGCCCATCTCCTTGGCCATCTGGCGGAAGATTAGGCCAGCGTAGATGTGCTTGAAGCCATAGTGTCTGGCGAGGTTCCTGCAAAGGGTCGTGGTGCCTGAACCGGCCAGGCCGCTGACGGTTATGACGAGGCAGTCCCGGGGCATGTGCATCACTTCAGAGGGCAGCCCTGATCTGGGCCTTTATGACCTTCCTCATGCAGCTCGGGCAGAGGTTCGGATACGGCCTCTCTGGCCTCTTCTTGGTCTTCGGGAGCTTCCGGAGCTCGCTCGGCCTGCCGCGTGGAACGCCGTTGAGAGGTCTGCCGCACATAGCGCAGTGAGCTATTTTTGGCTTCTTCCTTTCAAAGTGTATGACCGTCCTCCCGCCCGGAGTCCTGACGTACTTCCTTCTCCATGACCTTGACCTGTACATGGGCTTCATTTCTCTCACCTCGCAATGCCTTTTTGTCAAGCGTTTTTAAATTTAACCCATATCGAGGAGCTTCCTAAGGATGTAACCGGTTATCATGGAAGTCATGATGTACCAACCTATGTATCCCAGCTCGTTGGCTGGAAGGCCCGAGTGGTAGAGCTTGTGGAACCAGTCGAAGAGGAAGAAGTCAAAGGGTGCTTTGGCTATGCCGACCTCTACGTACCATCTCCTGAGCCAGCCGAAGAATATCCAGAATATCGGTAGGGTCAGAAGGGTGACCTTGAACATGGTGTCCTTCATGACCTCGCTTTGGAGCCTCATGAGCTCTATCTGCTCCTGCTGGAGCTTCCTGAGCTTCTTCTCGTCCTTGGAAGCCTGGGCTTCCTTATACTTCTTCTGGAACTCCTTACTCTTCTTCTGGAGCAGCTTGACCTTCTCCTGGTCAACCAGGACGTAGTTGATTATGGTAAATAACGCACCTAGGATTATTCCCGATACCGTGACTACCCATATTGGCTGGTATGAAGTTATCAACGGCCCAAACAAGCTGTCAAGGAAAGAGTATATTCCTTCAATCATATTCTCCCACCGCCAGATCTAATACTTCAACAAGTTCGTGAACGGCCTCTTCAAGACCTTTGTCCTCATGGTTCTCGATTATCTTTATAAGTGCGTTGGAGTGCATTGCGTAGCTAACCGCAGCGGCGCGGTTCAAGTCCTGATGCCTCTGTATCTGTTCCTCAGTTTCGACGTCTCTGTCGCGCTTGAGGTCCCTAAGCCTTCTACCTAGTATCTCGCTCGGAGTGGCTTCAATTATGACTATGAAGTTGGGGTTTATGACCTCTATAACCTCCTTGGGGAATCCGAGCAGGTAGCCAACTGGAGTTCTTATAGTGGCGTGGGTGTCGATGAGTATGGGCTCAGTTTTGGCCATCTCAACTATCCTCCGAGCGGCCTTCATCTGTAGGTCCTTCTGCACATTCGGATTGAGCTTCCTCATCTCGTCCCTGTGCTTCACTAGGCCTGCCTTCACTGCCTCCTCGAACATCAGGTCGCCAAAGTTCACTAGTTTGAACTTCATCCGAGCCTTTCTAAGGGCAAGCTTGGTTATTGTGCTCTTTCCAACACCTGGGATTCCTGTTATCATGACCACAAACGGCATCATGCTCACCCAAGGAGGTTCTGGGAGAACCTACTCCAAGCTGGTTTAAAAGGTTTTGTGAAGAAAAGAAAGGGTCACTTGGAGAAGAACTTCCTGAGCATCGGGAACATCTCTGTTGCCTGCTCCCTTGCTATCTCCTCGTAGAACCTGTAGAGGATACCGACGGTAAGGAGGATTCCTGTTCCAGTACCGAGCGCTCCAAGGAAGTCTGCCAGCACTGCAACCAGCGCCAGGGTGAATGAACCCAGGAAGGTAACATAGGGTATGTACCTGTTGAGCACCCTCTCGAGTAT harbors:
- a CDS encoding class I SAM-dependent methyltransferase — translated: MSHYYSEEPNVPLKTKTIEVCLRGYCFKFITASGVFSFGRLDRGTELLIESMILDGNWRVLDLGCGYGAIGIVASRFVDYVVMTDVNRRAVSIARKNLKINNVRNAEVRWGSLYEPVKGEKFDTIITNPPVHAGKEVLREIVINAPRHLNDGGLLQLVIKTKQGAKYIKALMEEHFTEVRELSKGSGYRVYAGIA
- a CDS encoding RNA-guided pseudouridylation complex pseudouridine synthase subunit Cbf5 gives rise to the protein MARDEVRRILPADIKREVLIKDEKAETNPKWGFPPEKRPMEMHMQFGIINLDKPPGPTSHEVVAWVKKLFNLNKAGHGGTLDPKVSGVLPVALERATRVVQALLPAGKEYVALMHLHGEVPEDKIYAVMKEFEGEIIQRPPLRSAVKRRLRTRKVYYIEILEIDGKDVLFRVGVEAGTYIRSLIHHIGLALGVGAHMAELRRTRSGPFKEDETLVTLHDLVDYYHFWKEDGIEEYFRKAIQPMEKAVEHLPKVWIRDSAVAAVTHGADLAVPGIVKVHKGIKKGDLVAVMTLKDELVALGKATMTSGEMLQKSKGIAVDVDKVFMPRDWYPKMW
- a CDS encoding SDR family oxidoreductase: MKNALVTGASGGIGRLLVKGLVKRGYFVIGVGRNEKALEELKSLGNFDYIVADLSKRGAAKEIRDELKQKEIEQLDLLINNAGFAVAKPLLEQSEEELEGLFRVNIIAPVLLTKELLDMIPRDGKVVFVISAAAFVNTVDLPSYGAMKAALHYMVLNFERELKDKGIHVIRVYPKQVKTAFFTRNDLAYPKGSIEPKDVADAILRAIEKNRSEVFVPSYVKAVKYLPGWPVFDYKFKF
- a CDS encoding 50S ribosomal protein L14e, which gives rise to MPAIEVGRIAVVIAGRRAGQKVVVVDVIDKNFVLVTGAGLNKVKRRRMNVKHLEPLPERVSIERGADDEAVKAALEQAGISLA
- the cmk gene encoding (d)CMP kinase, with amino-acid sequence MPRDCLVITVSGLAGSGTTTLCRNLARHYGFKHIYAGLIFRQMAKEMGMTLQEFQEYAELHPEIDREVDRRQIEAAKECNVVIEGRLAGWMVKDADLKIWLDAPMRVRAERVARREGISVEEAFMQIAEREKGNRKRYLNLYGIDIEDKSIYDLIINTSKWSPDGVFAIVKAAIDHLYPDGDTGLKRKNVEVG
- a CDS encoding 50S ribosomal protein L34e, with the protein product MKPMYRSRSWRRKYVRTPGGRTVIHFERKKPKIAHCAMCGRPLNGVPRGRPSELRKLPKTKKRPERPYPNLCPSCMRKVIKAQIRAAL
- a CDS encoding DUF106 domain-containing protein, whose protein sequence is MIEGIYSFLDSLFGPLITSYQPIWVVTVSGIILGALFTIINYVLVDQEKVKLLQKKSKEFQKKYKEAQASKDEKKLRKLQQEQIELMRLQSEVMKDTMFKVTLLTLPIFWIFFGWLRRWYVEVGIAKAPFDFFLFDWFHKLYHSGLPANELGYIGWYIMTSMITGYILRKLLDMG
- a CDS encoding adenylate kinase, with product MPFVVMITGIPGVGKSTITKLALRKARMKFKLVNFGDLMFEEAVKAGLVKHRDEMRKLNPNVQKDLQMKAARRIVEMAKTEPILIDTHATIRTPVGYLLGFPKEVIEVINPNFIVIIEATPSEILGRRLRDLKRDRDVETEEQIQRHQDLNRAAAVSYAMHSNALIKIIENHEDKGLEEAVHELVEVLDLAVGEYD